In a single window of the Serratia quinivorans genome:
- the ahcY gene encoding Adenosylhomocysteinase: protein MYQDFESELDWAMRHMPRTRAAVAALPDLSGVRLACNMHLDLKMAPLVAGLLDKGAAIYLTTCNPTTVQDDVVAWLERRGAQAHAWRDMSDADWSASFDRALAWGPTHLCEMGADLTTRLHQSVDGPQIIAGLEATGSGISRLNGMAPRYPIFNWDDLPVKEGLHNRHMVGLTAWHTFFQTTHLTLHEKCVLVIGYGLVGQGVAAAAKAYGGQVIVAEIDPARALQARYDGWAVVSLASAVSQADVIATATGAKNVLSARHLQQAKDGVFILNVGHVTAEIDVGFLQNLPHSEPMPFVNAYQLEDKTLYLLANGSMFNLTAGYGDSLNAFDVTLAVMAAGIGHIVGDGARQQPGLYLLPQSAWQPAL from the coding sequence ATGTATCAGGATTTTGAGAGCGAACTGGACTGGGCGATGCGCCATATGCCACGCACCCGGGCGGCGGTAGCAGCGTTGCCGGATTTAAGTGGCGTGCGGCTGGCGTGCAATATGCATCTGGATCTGAAAATGGCACCGCTGGTGGCTGGCCTGCTGGACAAGGGCGCGGCGATTTATCTGACCACCTGCAACCCAACTACGGTGCAGGATGACGTGGTGGCCTGGCTGGAACGCCGCGGAGCACAGGCTCACGCCTGGCGTGATATGAGCGACGCCGACTGGTCGGCATCGTTCGACCGCGCATTGGCCTGGGGGCCGACCCACCTGTGCGAAATGGGGGCGGATTTGACCACCCGCCTGCATCAGTCAGTCGATGGCCCGCAAATTATCGCCGGGCTGGAGGCCACCGGTTCCGGCATCAGTAGGTTAAACGGCATGGCGCCGCGCTATCCGATCTTCAACTGGGATGACCTGCCGGTAAAAGAAGGGCTGCATAACCGCCATATGGTCGGCCTGACCGCCTGGCACACTTTCTTCCAGACCACCCATTTGACGCTGCATGAAAAATGCGTGCTGGTGATCGGTTATGGTTTGGTTGGGCAGGGCGTCGCGGCGGCGGCGAAAGCCTACGGCGGGCAGGTGATCGTGGCGGAAATCGATCCGGCGCGGGCGCTGCAGGCACGCTATGACGGCTGGGCAGTGGTCAGTCTTGCCAGTGCGGTGAGCCAGGCCGATGTGATTGCTACCGCCACCGGGGCAAAAAACGTGCTGTCGGCGCGGCATCTGCAGCAGGCGAAGGACGGGGTGTTTATTCTCAATGTGGGCCATGTGACGGCGGAAATTGACGTTGGCTTCCTGCAAAACCTGCCGCACAGCGAGCCTATGCCGTTTGTAAACGCCTACCAACTGGAAGATAAAACCCTGTATTTACTGGCCAACGGCTCGATGTTCAACCTGACGGCGGGCTACGGCGACAGCCTGAATGCCTTTGACGTGACGCTGGCGGTGATGGCGGCGGGCATTGGTCATATTGTCGGTGACGGTGCCCGGCAGCAGCCCGGTTTATATCTGTTGCCGCAGTCGGCCTGGCAGCCGGCGCTGTAA
- the yohD gene encoding Inner membrane protein yohD has product MADLAHYITDYGYWALFIGCLAEGETITLLGGIAAHQGLLHLPWVIAVVALGGTLGDQILYFLGRRFGGKVISRMKSQEKRIERARKLIARHPMLFVIGVRFMYGFRIIGPVLIGASKLPPSRFVPLNILGAILWATIFVLLGYFGGEAIARFISGFDKRLTSVLFCALVIAVILLLRFWWRRRHAD; this is encoded by the coding sequence ATGGCGGATTTGGCCCACTACATTACGGATTACGGCTACTGGGCGCTGTTTATCGGCTGCCTGGCCGAAGGCGAAACCATCACTCTGCTGGGGGGGATTGCGGCGCACCAGGGGTTACTGCATCTGCCCTGGGTGATTGCGGTGGTGGCATTGGGGGGCACATTAGGGGATCAGATCCTGTATTTCCTCGGTCGGCGCTTCGGCGGAAAGGTGATTTCACGCATGAAGAGCCAGGAAAAGCGCATTGAACGCGCCAGGAAGCTGATTGCCCGCCACCCGATGCTGTTCGTGATTGGCGTGCGGTTTATGTATGGTTTTCGCATAATTGGCCCGGTGTTAATCGGTGCCAGCAAACTGCCGCCGTCGCGCTTTGTCCCGTTGAATATTCTGGGCGCCATCCTGTGGGCAACAATCTTTGTGTTGCTGGGCTATTTCGGCGGTGAAGCTATCGCCCGGTTTATCTCGGGCTTCGACAAACGGCTGACCAGCGTGCTGTTCTGCGCACTGGTGATCGCCGTTATCTTGCTGCTGCGATTTTGGTGGCGCCGCCGCCATGCCGACTAG